GATAATATCATACTCTTGTAGTTCATTAGCTACATTGGAGGGTATTTCCAATAGCTAATGCAGACAAATATTGTACACTTCCATGGGCTACTTCAATGTTTGTATCATACCTGCTTACTCTACTATCCCCAAGGTAGACCCTTCTCAGTGACGTTGGCAGGTTGGAGTCTATGGATAAGGAGTCTGTGTTGTTTGATCAGAAGAGTAATAATCCTGGTCAGCAGTGCTTGTATTCAACAACTTTGTGACAGACGAGTCATAGTTCGCAAGCGAAGATTGCAAATCATTGCATTCAATATTATGTAAAGCATCTCCATATATTGTGTACATCATTGACTGCAGAGTAGAATCTTGTGGCTGGAATGAATAAACTGCTGGTTCCAGATTTTCTTTGGATTGAGGATGATGCACCTGGATTaagaataaaaactaaataagCATTGAGTTTGGTGCTTGAACATACTTGTTTTGAGACAAAATTCATATAGCAATATAGCATACCATTCTCACCTGTGGAAACACATCACACACTGTCACATCTTCATCACAGGTCGAAACTTCATTCCCGTCTAGAAGACAAGAATCACCATCTCCAAATGGTGATTGCAATTCACTACAATCATCATTAGTGCTATTGGTTTGCAGAACAGCTTCCAGCTCGTGGGATGCCCGTGACCGCAGTGCTGAAGAGCAGCGGTCATCCTGAGGCTGAGGTTGGTGGAATAGCAACTCCTCTCTTCCGTGTGCCTGAGTATAAAATCAGGATTCAAAACTATAAGCAAGCAAGACCATAATTTGTTATACTTCTCGTGCTCCATATCAAGACAAAGAACATGTTCGTTCTTACCTCTTGATTCATTTCATCAGCAGCTTGATTTTTGCAATTAGACACACTCGCGCTACCGGGTTCTCCTTCATTACTGACCGACGAATCCTTCTTGTCTGATTTAACCTTCAAGTGATAGAAAACAAAGTCGCCCTGCGTAAATTTGGGGTGAGGTCATGGTTATTAAATATGAATCTCTATTATAGTATGCAACAACCAAgaattgaaaatcattattgaggACACACGTCAATCCACTAAAGTCTATCACATACTAAATCCTCAATCCACTAAACACAACACAATCACAGAAAACTGAAAGGGACTCAGAGACCGACCTGGGCCTAATTAATATATTCGGGGGCCCACAAATCTGTGAATTTTCTTCATTCTAGGAGTTTGCATGGAAACTTCCTGTGAAGCTTCATGTACATGATCAATTAATGTTTTATAGCTCCTTGAAAATTAAACACTAATATAAAACTTGAGCTTTTAAGTTTCCTCGTATTAAAAATTTGTTTGGATTTTattcaaagaaagaaagaaaaattctttGGTTGAGGTCctaaattggaaaaaaaaaatgatttacgTACAAATTTGAATTGCATattttcaacatatatatataacaacttAAAGTTGTTCGACGTTAATGGCTAGTAGTACATACTACAAAGAAATTAAATTGGGATGCATCAATATTTACCTTGAGCAATTTGCAGTTATCAGGCAAACGATACTCATTCATGACCCAATCAGTCTTGGTTCCTCTTGGTGCTCTCCCTTTGTAGAAAACCAGAGTCTTCCTCAACCCGATAATCCTCTTCGGATCAGATAAGCTCACAATTTTGCGGTCGGAACCAGTCGCTTTCCAAAACCCAGTTTCAGTGGTTCTGTTAGGCCTTCCTCCACTCCCATGGTTCCTGTCCCTGGGCACAAAAAAGTACCACTCCCTTTCTCCAAACTTTGACAATCCTATAACACCAACCAAACAACACCCATATATTAATCACTGCACCATTACCATTCACCAAAATATACAAGTAATTAGGTTTAGAGAATAATTAGTATGAGGGAAAATGTGTGTATGAGTACCAGGCAAGTCCCAAGGATCATGACGGTAGATGTTCAGAAACTCGATTATATCGAAGCGCAATCGCTTTCCGAACACCACGCTCTTGAGGTAGAACTCGAGAAGCTCTTCCTCTGTGGGATGGAATCGGAATCCCGGAAGTTTGAGTTCTGCCGGTGGTGTCATTTCAGATGCCATTGAAGGCTTGCTTAGTGCTCAGTAGTGAAGCGAGCTGAGCTAGCTAGTTTATGACTGTGAAAGAAATGAAGGAAAGCACGCACAATgtgtttggtttgattttggtgcACATTATTATCACAGAATATTTATAGAAGCCCAGGATTTTGTATGTTGGTGAGGGTTTGATGGAGAAGGGGGCTTGGGTGGGACCACTAGACCGAGTCTCCAATCAATAGTCAATACAAAATTGGAGTTATATGCGGACCGGGACCCACGCGGTTTCGATATAGAAAGTCCTAGTGACATGGACAGGGACAGTTTTGGCAATTTTCTTTTACTTGACTACTAAATTCTTTTGTTGCGGCTTGGACTTTTACCTGGAAATTTTGCAGGGACAATATTCGACATGCACAGAATATTGCGATCGCATGTCTGGATTTATTCTGTTCCTTTTTCGGCTTTCACAGTCTTGTGTCAGGATTTATTAGGTTTTGGTTAGGGAGGTTGTACGTATTAAGCCTTTGTTAAGGTATAAGGGCCTCCATGCATCCGTctcttctctctatctctctcactGTATGTCTCTTTCTgtgttttaatttgtttctctcTACGTGCGTTTAGTTATATGTACGTTTTGGATTTTTAACTTGGCTCATTACCATCGTCTTTGATAAATTGTCATTTAAACAGTCAGTATCTTGTATTTTTAATCTCCAAATGGGCCATGTTACAGATTGTTAGAATTGAAGATTTAAGTTTTGCGTAGTTATCAGTTAGGCCAGTCATGATTGCTAAAAGAGTCTTGAGCACAGTGGATCGAAGCAAAGAGGGTTGTCTCCATGAGGAGGTGGATAAGATAACCGAAAGGGATTTTGCAACGAACTTGAACTGAATTTTCAAGCAAATTTCTGCAATTAATGTTGACTTAAGAAGAATTTGGTAGTTCTACTTGTTACATAAGTAATCCCCAGCTCTCTTTTGACTTTGGCTCCCAACTTTTTGAAAGTTCATATATAATGTTTTACAATAGCAATTAACATAATGCAAAATCTCTCTTTCTACATACACAGAATATTGCTAGCTGGAATTATTCTCTTCCTTTTTCGGCTTTCACACTCGTGTCATGATTTATTAGGTTTTCGTTAGGGAGGGTGTACGTATAAagcctttgtttgtttttcaaaaaattttcTAGAATGGTACAAAAACTAGAAACCCGGCAAACTCTGAAGCAAGTTGTAGCACCCATTCCTTATTTTCACCTTTTCTTCTATGTGTTATGTTTCCCAAAATTATGATAAATGTTACTTTTTGGATAGATGCCCAATTGTTCAAATATGAGATCTTATAAgacattttttaattttcaaattttagGTGTGGGGTGAAAATTTTtgagaataatttttttttaggagaaacGAAAACACTTTTATTAATCGGACCCAAGTACAAGCAGTAGTAACCGTTACAAGAAGCCAGCCACGAACTGGAAACAAACTTCTAAAAAGTAACACACTCCAACTTCAAGAGCCCTACATATACAGAACAAAAGTGGGTATGCTAAGCCGACTACGACCATACTCAAAAAGCACACCCCACCAGTTCCGCATacgaaaactaaaaaacaaaaaaacaaaaaaacaaaaacctgcaCCCAAGGTGTTAGACGTGGCCTGTCACTTCCAAGCCCAACAACAaaggggaaaagaaaataaaaattcaaataaaaatagaatggGTTAGGCCCACATTCAGACCCCAACAAACCCTAGACCTGAATCAAACCCTAGCCATCCTAGAAGCAGATAGCTCCCAGCCGCTGGCACATCATCTTCACCATGGCAAAACAGCACGGCCACCACCTCCAGGGTCGCACCTAGGAGTGGGAGCTGTTTTTAATTCATagtttttttataaaaaaaaataaaaaaaaaaaaaaaaaagaaggttctCGCAAGATCTAATATGTACAAGGCATGATGTTTATCCACAAAAGTACATATCTTCTAAAGAAAAAAGACTGATGGGTTTGTTATAAAATTAATAACCCAGGCATGGATAAAACTCTTCTTGCATGCATGTTGTCAACGTCAAATTCAAACTTGGAgtcattcaaaatttcaaaaggtGTTGATTTATCTAGATCATGGTCAGCCCACCTCTTGGAATTAATATTCAAATTCAAGGTGAGAAGTATGGTGGCTTAGAACTCATCCACGTTGCAATGATAAGGAGATAAGAAGCTACCTAGCTCAACTTCAAGATAGACGGTTGCTCAAGATTGGAGATTTAAAATTTGAACAATTTAAATTCAAAGTTGAAGATATGGCTTATCCTAGCTGATCTTGATTGCCTATGTATGGAGCGCCTTCAGATACACCGGGGGGCAGCAGAAAAGGCTAGAGAACATCAGCAATAGATGAGGTGGCACCAGAGGGAGGAAAGCAGAAAGACtagagagcaaaaaaaaaaaaaataagaggtCTGCAACATTAAAGAGCAAAAGCCTGCAACACTAGGCACTCAAGAGAGAGTTCACAAAATGCCGAAGCTCTATAGCACTTCATCCTTAAGAGCTTTCCAAAAGAAGCCAGACGGAGAACCACGTTGCTGTAGAAGAAGCTTCGTAAATCACAAGTATATAATTAAAGTTATCACCTGAAATTACTGATCGAGTTTTCTCTTTCATGGTGCAGACTTTACAAAGGTGTTTCTTTAACGTCGTCACAAATACAACAATTCGTGAGGCATTCTCAAAATCTCTCTGGAGCGTTTGTTGTTGCTCTCACCCTCATAATCTCCTACTGGTGACCAAGGTAATTACCACATCAGCAACAATGGAGGAGTTAAGCTGCTGCCCATAGTAGTCCTTCTGGCCTATGTCAAAGCCACAATGCCATTCTTGCCTCACTTTGTTCCTTCGATATCTATATGGCGGTGCGTCCTGCATATAGGCGGCGAAAACAAAGTGAGTCAAGACAGACATGGTTGTGTCATTCTTCCAAGCACGTCAAATCATATGAGCAACATGGTGGTCTGCAAGCTCAGAGGTCTAATGATTCATGATCAGCCACAAGATGAATGTCGCTGCAACAAATTTGGTGTGGCTCTATATCAAAATCTCGTTTTCGACGCCCTCTGATATCGATGAGCTGTAAACCTGCTTGCAATTGATGGCTCCCTTTTAGTTCTTCAGACATCGGGTGTGATCATTATGCAAGATTGGCTTGGATGATCATGAACGTGTCTCTCTGAACAACCGATCATAATCATTATGCAAGAATGACTTGGATGATTATAATCGGGCTCTGCAAATAAGAAGTCAATACATGCTGCCCAAAGACACACCATAAGTTGTCATCTTCTATGTTTTGGTGAAACCGTGAAGCCAGCTAAGAAGTACAAAGCCATCTTTTGTATCAATGAGTGAGAGGCctacaaatgaaaaataaactaTTGCATTAGTGTCATCAAAAGAAGCAGAAGAAACTACATGGCTCTATGGCAACCGCTCTCTTAACAGCAAAGCTCCACCGCTCCACTACCTAAATGATGGGATACGGACTCTTAATACCGAAGCTCCACCGCTCCACCAAGAAATAAGGATGAATTCTTTAGCTAAAGTGGAAACAAATTGAAGAAGGGAGGATGCAAATTAGAGACAAACTCCACCGCTTCAAAACATGTGTCAAATATGAATTAATGGGAATTATGAATCCCATATAAAATAGGCCACTTGAATTACAGTTTTGGTCTTCATTTGAGCACGACAACAAGTCTGAAGCCATATACATGTATATTTAAGTTTGCTGGGCAATtgacaccaaaagaaaaaatggagataaaggacaaaaataaacaaatcaatGGATTGTTGATTGAATAAATATATCTATTATTTAAGAGTTTCCCATGAAAACTTAACGTGGCCAGATAAAAAGGAGCGGAATGTCAATCTTC
This portion of the Rosa chinensis cultivar Old Blush chromosome 1, RchiOBHm-V2, whole genome shotgun sequence genome encodes:
- the LOC112193298 gene encoding NAC domain-containing protein 6 isoform X2 is translated as MASEMTPPAELKLPGFRFHPTEEELLEFYLKSVVFGKRLRFDIIEFLNIYRHDPWDLPGLSKFGEREWYFFVPRDRNHGSGGRPNRTTETGFWKATGSDRKIVSLSDPKRIIGLRKTLVFYKGRAPRGTKTDWVMNEYRLPDNCKLLKGDFVFYHLKVKSDKKDSSVSNEGEPGSASVSNCKNQAADEMNQEAHGREELLFHQPQPQDDRCSSALRSRASHELEAVLQTNSTNDDCSELQSPFGDGDSCLLDGNEVSTCDEDVTVCDVFPQVHHPQSKENLEPAVYSFQPQDSTLQSMMYTIYGDALHNIECNDLQSSLANYDSSVTKLLNTSTADQDYYSSDQTTQTPYP
- the LOC112193298 gene encoding NAC domain-containing protein 6 isoform X1 encodes the protein MASEMTPPAELKLPGFRFHPTEEELLEFYLKSVVFGKRLRFDIIEFLNIYRHDPWDLPGLSKFGEREWYFFVPRDRNHGSGGRPNRTTETGFWKATGSDRKIVSLSDPKRIIGLRKTLVFYKGRAPRGTKTDWVMNEYRLPDNCKLLKGDFVFYHLKVKSDKKDSSVSNEGEPGSASVSNCKNQAADEMNQEAHGREELLFHQPQPQDDRCSSALRSRASHELEAVLQTNSTNDDCSELQSPFGDGDSCLLDGNEVSTCDEDVTVCDVFPQVRMVHHPQSKENLEPAVYSFQPQDSTLQSMMYTIYGDALHNIECNDLQSSLANYDSSVTKLLNTSTADQDYYSSDQTTQTPYP